Part of the Ictalurus punctatus breed USDA103 chromosome 9, Coco_2.0, whole genome shotgun sequence genome is shown below.
TAAGATGAAGATGTTATGAGGCACAGCTCCTCCTGCAGGTGAGAACATGGCCattaactgaaagaaaaaaatattttcatatttttcatatattcatatatcaGCTGCACATAGTGATGGCAGCAAATTATTGACAATATCCATAACAAGACTTTAAGCACATTATCCTGTCAAACAAAAACCTACGTAAGCGTATTATATGTTTTGTATGTGTATTGCAATAATACATCAAGTAGCACGTTGCCCACATCATAgcattttgtatatatatatatatatatatatatatatatatatatatatatatatatatatatatatatataataatctcTGACATTGTGTTGTTAAAATATTTCACCCTTACTTTTGCCCCAATTAAGATGAAGGGGGTTGTAACCGAACGGAAACCTGTAAAACTGAATTGTAGCTGTATTAAGGAGGAGCAGCACACACACTTAATGCACAGGAGTGATGTGTGTGCAGAGAACATCGAATACTGCCTTTGCTTGACATCTGATAcatattttaagtaaaaattcAGAAATGGATTTTAATCAGTGTTAAACCTCAAAAGATCACATCTCATCATGTTTGCATTAATTGTTCATTGCATGTTTTTTCAGAGCATTATGTGGTACAGAATTATTTGTGTAGTAACTGGAATTCCTCGTCAGAGAGTTCAAAAGACAAATCGACTGCGTGCACTAGGTTGAGTGAAGTGCTGTCATCGTAAGGGACAATCTGTCAGGAAACTGAGTGTGCTTGGAAATGACAGGGTAGCAGGAGAGAGCACTGTTGCCATGACGACCTTGCAGGAGCCCTTGAACTTTCCATCATGTGATGCTAAACACTCAGGCCAAACATGTCTCTCAGATCCCGAGCTGCACAGCACCTTGACTGAATGCATGCGCAGATACACCTTGAATCTGTTGCTTATGGAACCATGTGTGACACTCGGCTCCTTGGGGCCAGTCAGTAAAATATGCAACATTAGCATGTTCAACAAATCTCTGATGTTCCATTTAAATCTGTTCAATAATTTAAATGTGTCAGTATTATATCATcaagatatttttaaaagctACACTCACAAGAAATGGTCCGTCAGGGGTTATTTGGCTAGCTAGTGACTTTATTCTATATTGATCTATATGGATTCTATATTGttcttaacccccccccccccccccccccccccccgaaaaaaaaaagataggcACAAGGTCAAGAAACGTTCATGATTATAGATTTAACGTTTTGGTCtaagtgtgtgtaaaagttataaaaacatttccttATGCAtgtactatacagtatagtacataCCTGTATTCATGCATTCATCcaatacaatatatttttaaaacaatgagTGTTCCAAACCTCCATTTAATGGCTTATCATGGGTTCCTTAGAATCATTAAGATTCCAAAAGGGGTACTATTTGGACCCctttctgaaagggaaacccTCCATTTTAACACCCTAAAGATAAACTTTTATTCCCaagaagaaacaaaataaagaagcCTTTAGTgtgctatatttatttatttatttccaattaCATTGCAATGGAAAGTAATTTAAACAACCccaaaagattttttaaattggctagaacttttatgtttttaatttatgaaacaTATATCACCAAGGCATTTAGAAATAGGTTGGAGGGAGTGTTCAGTGTAAATATGGTCAGTCTGTAAGCTTTTGATGTGGCAGGCAGCTGGGGCAGCACAGTGACATGAGGGTTTCTTTTACTATGATAGATAAATAACCAACATTGACTTTAGTGGTGCTGTGGTTCTCAAAATAGCCAGACCTCATCCCCAAGATTTACATCTCAGCAATGTGAATTTCAGATGTGCCTTGTCCTAAAAGGAACTTTGTCAAATTGTGTTATTCCTGTATTTATTCACATCACTTTCCTCTGTGACAGTTATAGGTAATAATTACAGTACAGTAGTGCAGTGGTATAGTtgtccatcatcatcaccttcatgtTGCAGCTGTCAGAAGGGAGGAATGAAAGTTTGTTTACTGAATCTCTGGGCAAACTTCCCCTTGTTTACTGTTTGTTAATATCCCACTGTACAAACCTTCCAGACCCATCACCACAGGTTTTAAAACATGCAGTGGCATCTGTGTGGccgtaaatatttatataatgctCAATAAACAGAAGACAAGCAAATGTAAAACCTTTAATATTCGTGTTCTttttttgtgaagttttttttagtGTCTTTCTGTACCCCCTAACAAATTTAGATCCACAAGTCCCAAATTTTCTTTGACATTTTCATCTTAATAAGCACGTTGCACAGCCAGAACCCATCTTGTTAACGTAGAATCATACACATCCCATAAAAATCCCTTACAAACATGacatgtaaacttttaaacacaggccatgaaaaagaaaaattatattTCTGAGATTGACATGGCTTACCACATTTTCAACAAGACTCAAATACTGAATTGATTCTAGGAAAGTGCCAGTGTTCTTGTATCTGACCATGACACACTATGTTAACCAAATACCAACTGCTCGCTCACTATCAGCTGACTCCTTTTCCTTTGGTTTTCACGCTCTCGTCTTCTGTTCCATCCTCTCTTCGGACGCTGTTGGCCCCACTTCTTTCTCTGCAGCGGTAGCAGTTTATTAAACTCTCTTTTCATACAGTATTATATCATAAACATTGTATGTTTATGCTTTCATTCCCTAAAAGTATAACTGTAtaaatctacaaaaaaaattgtacacatagatttaatgtgtgtttaaatttaatttcattacagGCCATAAAACAGGAACTAAAATCCattaatatacatataactgAAATATAAGTCTCAATGTCATCAGCATTACAATGATGGTAATGGACTAAGTCACTCAATTACaatacaaatatgtaatattttgaCTGTATACCTGTGCTGAGTGTCAGTTTCAAAGTTGTGATCACCAATATTACTGTTGCCATCAGCATCCGTATTTTCTGATGATTGGCTTTCATTGGTTTCTCCCGTGGATCTTACAAAATTTTCATCCAGTCCTTCCTGCTCTAGAGTACTTCTGTATCTGCGCTCGGCATCGCTCATAGCATTTCTCTACGAGAAAGAGTTTTTAAAGTTCACACTGGAAATAAAATACTACAGCATAACTGCAGGTTTTTGGTTGTCTGTATGTACACAGATTAAACATGCATTATTTAGTTATGGCATTTAGAGTACCTGTGACACCTGTTCAAAGAGGTAAGGACGTGCTGAGACCCGAGCTTTCATCTCCCTCAGTTCTTTTTTATAATCTGTCACCCTTTCTTGATCAGCCTGTCTGCAGTTAGAAgacaaaatatataatgttcTGTCATGTATTAATTATATCATTAAAGATGACATGAAAAAGCTGTACTTGATTTATACTGGAACTGCAGGGGATCTCAGAAGCAGGCAATGCCAGACCGAAATCAGCCAGACACTACAGCTATGCTACATTGAGGCTGGCTTCAATTAAAGCTGGACCTTTACTTTCCACTTGTCTTCTGACTAGTcttgttaaatatataattttcagTTTATCATGAGTGTTCTGCTTATCAAAGCTGTAAGCTGTTTGGGTTAAAGGGTTCATGCATGAATAAGTGATGAAGGCTGTCGTTTCACATTGGGGGGTCATTTTctcagtgtttttttccccctaattaCTCACTACTTGAATTTTTGCCCGCCTTCAAAGGCCACAGTTCACTACAATGCCATCACAGCCTGATTGCACTGACAAACTCAGAATTAGCTCTAAGCTTGTTTCAAAATGCACACTGTCTGGAAACTAGCAGTGCTATGGCAATCTGATTAGTTACAGAGAACCATGCTATGATCACACTGGCCCTGTTTAAATTAAGGTGAGCTAATATATCAACACAGAATCTCTTGAACTCTTACACTatcaaattacatttacatttaatagcAGACTCTAGAGACTTTTGCTCAAGCTAGGAACTAATGTTGTGGCCATATTGACATATCTCAAACATGTCTTCTACTGTATATAACCACTGCAGTCAAAAGAAGTGTACATAGAGCACACTTGCCTGTGCTGCTTGAGTTTCTCCCGAAAGACCTCTTTCAGACTCCTGTGGGGGTCCATGGCCTTGGCCCGTGCTACAACTCCTCTGCTCATGGCTTGAGAGTTCATTCTGTGTTGTCTCATCAACTCTGCACTTTGGTGCTCCTTACTCTCTCTCAGCTCCAGAGACTTTCTGCATTGTGTAGGGGGGGGATCAGAAGTGAGAGAAATAAGAAATAGTTCAAATTGCAACAACCCTATAGGCCACAAATACAGTAATATATTAGGAATGGTCCAGAATAAAAAGCCATTTTTAGGGGTGCTGTTATAGaactttataactttataattGCATCCAAAGTCTGCTCACCTTATGGCCATAGACCTTTTCCTGGCAGCATCGGTCATATAAGTTGGAAGAGTATCTCTGGATAATGATGTCAAGCCACTAAATGAATTGCTCCTCTTCAAAATGTTCGTATCAGTATATTTCTAATGacaaatgaaaaacagcacATTTCTCAGTCAAAGAACtacaataattttttatttttttttatctccgaACATATAATTTTAcactattaaataaaaaaaaacaatctttgtAGATTAACAAAGATGCCTGTACACTGGTTCACATGTATTACAGAGTGGAATTTCTCATTAAGGGTCTTGATTTGCATTGTCATTCCCTTGGAGATTTATTTAGCAGTAGCCAAGACTGTCTgattaaacattaacattaccttAGTTGTTAGCTAGTGCACTAGCTGGTAAATTTGCATTTACTTTCGTAAACATAAGTGGCATTTTAGTATGAAACATTTGATTCTCATATTCTCAGCTTCTTTTAAACAGCTCCCAAATGTGTCAAAATAGCACCCTTGTCAACATTTACATTAGCTATAGTTTGCGCAAATGTAAGACTTCCTAAATCAGTTTGTGTATGGGAAGTACTGAGATATTTTTAGATTGAAATTTTAAGAAATGTGTTAACAACCTAGATGCCAACTTATATATTCAGAATCAACCATCCAAAGAGTTAACCATTTTAACAGAAACATTAaaacatcaaattcaaaactgaATGCTAAATAAGAAAATGACTAAACTAACTGGTGATTTGTCTGTACTTCTTCTGCTGCGATGTGGTTGAAGAGCTGATGTTCGTAGCTGGAACGGCTGGCAGAGGGTGACCTCtcttctttctgttctctccaTCACCTCTTTCTGGAAGGCCTGGTGCAACTTATCAAAGTCTGGCACCTTAGCATTTGTCTTTGGTCTGAAGGATGGACTCTGCGCTAAGAATGCCAGTACTTTGGTCTTGGTTCTCTGTGAGCTACGGACCTGGTGCTCACCTCTGGTACTCAAGCTCTGAATGGGGGCAGAGGAGGCCCTGAGAGTCTCCTGAGCCCTGGCCTGGATGCGGATCTTCCTCTGGTGCTCCTTTTCTAAAGTGATGATAATGGAAGATAAGGGTTTATAATAATGAGGCTGAGaaccaatcatttaaaaataggTAAATATGAATCATTTTAGTATTATATAATTAGGAAAGTGAccataaattataaactaaGCGTAATCCAaagttatctctctctctctctctctctctctctctctctctctctctctatatatatatatatatatatatatatatatatatatatatatatatatatatatatatatataaggtagaaaaaaatgtctgaaaaacACCTTTCAATTTTTCAGAGATTGCTGGGTCTATGACAGCTTTAAGTATGCATTTCCTCTTTTCATCATCCTTTTTGTTTTCACTCAGTTTATCAGCACTGGTCTCTGGCTTTCGCCTGCCCCTAGTCTCCTCCCTTTGGTGAAACCTAAATGGCTTCTGAATGGATAAAAGGAATTCTTTCCTCTGCTGCCGTCCCTCCTTCCTCACACGTTCCTGCTCCTGTACAATATCGTCATAAAGGAGCTTGAAGATGTGTTCTGGTACAGGTGATACTCGAAACTTTTTCTGACACTCATCCCAGTCCAGTTCTTCTTTGTCAACTCTGACTTGTTTAGGCTCTTTGGCACAGAGGTGTGTTTTTCTGCAGGGATCTTGTGAATGGGTCATGGTAGATCTCAAGGTTCCAGAAGCGTTAAGAGGCTTGTGATGGCTCAACTTGGAGCTCAGGTCAGGTGTGGAGGAAGATCTCTGTGGTCTATTAAACCAGAACAAGAAGTAATTTTAAACTCATGCctcaaaattatatttatattaatgaaaTTATGTTCATTTCAACCAGACAGTAACAACGTGaaataaagcatttaaagtatGTGAAGGAGTTTTGTTTGTCCATTTGAAATAGTTATTAAGACTATGATACAATGCATTTGTGACTTTTAAACAGGTTTTGTTGTTCTTATAAAACCAAGAGATGGCCTGGATTAGTGGGATTTTAGCAAGCTAACTGGTGAACAGAATGTGAGAGTTAATGGGTATTACCAAACAAATGATCCCGTGCTAATATCTGTAACAAGCCAGTCCTGTAATCGGAAGAACTAGAACTTACATGTAAATGCTTCCCCTGCTTTTGGTGTTGCCTTCATCACTATGGAGATTTCCCTGTGGTCTGTTGGTCTTCAGTGGAGTGTTAAAGTTTGTGTAGAGCAATGAGTTCTGTAGAGTCCGGCTCTCTAGACCAGCCTGGTGCTGCAGCTTGATCTGCTCGAGTTGTTGTCGGTGTGAAGCTTTCAGAGCCTCTAAATGCTCCAGAAGGATGTCAGACTTATCCCTGTCCTCTAGGAAGGACTGAAGGTTTTCTGAAGCTCGCATTCTGACTTCCTTATCATCTATTGTTTCACACTCAGAATCCTCTAAGGGGGGAAAGGTCTGggaagatgaggaggagagCTACATGTTAGATTTTATAACAGAAAAACCTAAGGGGCCTGGAAAGCAGCAGCAGGTGCATATGCAAAGATGCAACTAAAATACAGGAAGCAAAAAAACTTTGTACCTTTAATTTTTTGGAAGTGCATCAAAATATAACAATGTACTTTATAACCTGAAACACTCGTTGGAAATTTTATCACGCACACCGAGCATACCTGTCCATTTTGTAGGTACACAATTACTGACTGTGTTTATGGACAACTCTCTTCTAAACAGTCCACCAGTGGAAATGTACCAACATGAGACCACCACAGACCAGATGCATGTGTGGGACTGGAGAAAGTGTCAGGTACAGCAGCATTTCTGGCCTTTCTATACAATGTTTACAGTTAATGTCCACTCTATTACACAAATTTCCCTAGGTGTACCATGCATGTGCACATTTAGGAACTATAACTCATCATTCACAGCATGGGTTAGTAGTCCTCTagtgctttttcagcatctgtTTCTGACCATAGAATGCAGTTAGCTTTCTTTTTTTGACTTGCACCACTGCTGGATTGAATGTGTTATCACTTGCACCATCGCTGGATCTGATCTGTTTGTACCTGCACCACTGTTTGATCTGATCTGTTTGTATCTGTACCACTACTGGACCTGATGTGTTAGTACCTGCACCAGTATTTGATCTGATCTGTTCATACCTGCACCACTGGTTGATCTGATCTGTTCGTACCTGCACCATGGCTGGGTCCGATCTGTTCATACCTGCACCATGGCTGGGTCTAATCTGTTCATACTTGCACCATGGCAGGGTCTGATCTGATTATCGTATTCACTACCATTTGTTTCTGCTGTgctgaaataaataatggaGTAGAAAAATAGATAGATGGCGTAGAGAGAATCAACAGGTTGACATAAGGCTTAGTATCTAATAAAACGTCGTGTAGTTTAAGTAATGCCATTACctgggttaatttttttttagcagttaGCAGGTCGATCAGAAGATTTTCACCAGAAAAGATTCGACATACATGCTTCGTGAGTTACATTTTCTCAAGTGAAAGACAAGGTGGCTGCCGTTACTATGGCAACCGCGACGctgacacacaacacaccattATTTTTGCGGAAATCTTGCAGAAACAAGCAATGTCCACATCAAAATGCAAAGCATTCACGTATCCTTACAATTTgggcaaaaatattttataatgagTATTCATTTATACTAAGAGATTCTAAAGCAATTTATTTCAGTCAGTTTATTTCAGTCTTCTCACCGGCGACATCTGAGTCGAAGCGGCGGGTCTGCACGATGCagtcacagaacacacactaaCCAAATGGGTTTATATTTCACATCTCATGTCTTCCAAAAGATCTCAATGGCTGTGTCTCAAACGCAGTAATCACCAGCAATGCTCTTCGGAACCTCCTTCACGTTATGCACTGCGCTTTTCCTCCAGATCGCATGATGGCGCTAAACATAATAAGCATGTTATTGCAGATGGCGCAAGTTTCCCCACAGGTCTCACACGAGCATAATATTCTAGTGTAACATCCTTGATCGTTCACAACTGCCATTCATAAAATTTTTATATGTCCACTGAAAGGACTTCCTTGAAAAATTCCTTGGCTCTTAAAATAATTAACTCgtaaaacaggaagtggtgGACTTTTACGTGAGCGCTTGTATCAACATGGCTCGATGAGGGAAAACATTGCGTTATTGTCAATAACATGGCGGCTTGAAGGAGAATTGCTTTGTTTTCCACAGGATAGCGTTTTCAAACGACCAGACTGTGTGGTTTAACGCGTGCTTAGTATCTCGAAATGTTTGCTTTGGCGAAAGTGAAGCAGGCTGCAGCTGTGGTGGGACGCCAGTGTTGGAGTGTGAGGAGTCTGAGGGCGTTCAGCACAGGACACTCGTCCTCTCAGCATGGAGAGGAGGGAAACGACGTGTACGACATCATCATATCGGGTGGAGGAATGGTGGGGACTGCTATGGCATGCTCGCTAGGTGAGTTTCCGCAAAAAAGCCAATTCACGCTCCTTCCCTCTCTGTGTGATGTATCCTGTGATTGGCTTGAGTACAGTGTGGTCAAAATGTTCATTTCCTCCTTCACTTCTGTCTGACTCCAGCCTTTCTCAACATGAAGTGCTCATTTAGTTGGGTGGAAGTTTTTAGTTTAGGCAGCGAATGAGTGGCTTTACATGTTAAAGCTGCAATTGCGGTTtcagtgaaaacacacactggGGTCCTGGGGTGAAAAAACACATACCCCAAGGTGCAATCAACATCCAGCTCTGATGAAAAGCCAAGTAAATTCTTGCAAAATGTCACCCTGGATAAATAGTTTCACCAGAAACAACCCTCTCCCTTCTACCAGCAAAACTGCAATGGGCACAGATTTACCATACAGAAAAAAGTGCCAATTTTTACAAATCCAAATATGCACAAGTGTTTGAAGTAACTTATAAGAGACTTGTAATTGCTTTAAGGCAGTGGTTCTTAACCTTTTATAACTAAAGCTAAAGCCTaagtaactaaagcccccccccccccccccccccccccaattagATGAGAACAGGTATAATGATAGTTTTTATTGGTCATATATACAGTGAAATTGATTTCTTCGCATACCctagcctgtcaggaagctgtggtcagagcgcagggtcagccatgatacagcgcccctggagcagagttCTCCATCCTGTGTCCATCAGTTTGTGAAACAGAAATCACTCAAAGTATGCCGCCTTTAAaatccccatgaaatcaaaatgaagttttgtggcttttagtatgaatatgttggccttgaggttatctataagctagtgtgctcaaAAACAATGAcgaaattcacatttagaagatatatatGCATTCataatttacagtctctctaccaccaatacgggtcaacagttttgatgacatcattctgcacttcagcttctcgtcagattttctgtccaattaaatgctgtctagaatctgaagtgccCCGCCTCCGacgttataaaaatccatggtgCTTTCCTTGCATCGCAATTCGCATACTATCCATCATAAATAGTATCCCAGATGAGAATTAATGTATTAGTGTagatccgtggacactttttttcagctaatattgcccacaatTCCTTGTGCAAGGGAGAAAGTTTTGTGACGTTTGGTTTTGCGAGTTCAAGCACACATTTTAGAGAGAAATgcaatgtggaaaaataaatcagggggtacagtaaataaaaatgtataatattatttatatatatatataggaatatATTGCAACAGAGTAAATGCAACAGAGTTTGTTTACAGTGATGGTGTTCTCTTCCGGGCAACAACGCTCTCTTCCATTACATGACATGTTAGTACGTCCCAGTATTTGCATACTCTTACTCCACAAAAAGAGTACGTACTGTTAgtacatagtataagtaggcgaattgggatgCAGGGTAACTGTCAAGTGCAGCTTAGCCTGGGCTGAGAGTCCTTTTATCCATGTTTAAATGCCATtgactgttttaaaaaatgtgaggcTGACttcccaccctgacttcctgtttctgtgGAAAttaagtcaacaccttgaataACGATGcatgtttcaaggcacttcactgGGACTTTAAGAGAATCTAAATTCTTTAAAAGCAGTTGGAGAAAAGAGGTGTCAAAAATAGTGAGATACACTTCCTCAAcagaaactttttttgttgcagcTCATGCTGTAATTGTGTGGAATAAGAGCAAATTTTCTGCCTCAAAAATCCAGTAAATGATATGACAAAATGAATAATGCAACATTGGGTCCAAAATGAAACCatggattaaaaacaaaaagtttagCAGTGTGAGTGATAATAACTTGATTGATAACTTATAAATTGTTTAATAACTTAACTTCCATGAATTTAACCAGAAACAAGTGTATGATAGTTCTTCTGTCTGTTATCCCTTCAGCTAACACACTTCCTCCCTCATGAAATCTTCAAAGCACTCAGTCAAACTATGAATAATACAAGGTT
Proteins encoded:
- the fam161b gene encoding protein FAM161B isoform X1, whose translation is MNRSDPAMVQTFPPLEDSECETIDDKEVRMRASENLQSFLEDRDKSDILLEHLEALKASHRQQLEQIKLQHQAGLESRTLQNSLLYTNFNTPLKTNRPQGNLHSDEGNTKSRGSIYIPQRSSSTPDLSSKLSHHKPLNASGTLRSTMTHSQDPCRKTHLCAKEPKQVRVDKEELDWDECQKKFRVSPVPEHIFKLLYDDIVQEQERVRKEGRQQRKEFLLSIQKPFRFHQREETRGRRKPETSADKLSENKKDDEKRKCILKAVIDPAISEKLKEKEHQRKIRIQARAQETLRASSAPIQSLSTRGEHQVRSSQRTKTKVLAFLAQSPSFRPKTNAKVPDFDKLHQAFQKEVMERTERREVTLCQPFQLRTSALQPHRSRRSTDKSPKYTDTNILKRSNSFSGLTSLSRDTLPTYMTDAARKRSMAIRKSLELRESKEHQSAELMRQHRMNSQAMSRGVVARAKAMDPHRSLKEVFREKLKQHRQADQERVTDYKKELREMKARVSARPYLFEQVSQRNAMSDAERRYRSTLEQEGLDENFVRSTGETNESQSSENTDADGNSNIGDHNFETDTQHRERSGANSVRREDGTEDESVKTKGKGVS
- the fam161b gene encoding protein FAM161B isoform X2 — translated: MSPTFPPLEDSECETIDDKEVRMRASENLQSFLEDRDKSDILLEHLEALKASHRQQLEQIKLQHQAGLESRTLQNSLLYTNFNTPLKTNRPQGNLHSDEGNTKSRGSIYIPQRSSSTPDLSSKLSHHKPLNASGTLRSTMTHSQDPCRKTHLCAKEPKQVRVDKEELDWDECQKKFRVSPVPEHIFKLLYDDIVQEQERVRKEGRQQRKEFLLSIQKPFRFHQREETRGRRKPETSADKLSENKKDDEKRKCILKAVIDPAISEKLKEKEHQRKIRIQARAQETLRASSAPIQSLSTRGEHQVRSSQRTKTKVLAFLAQSPSFRPKTNAKVPDFDKLHQAFQKEVMERTERREVTLCQPFQLRTSALQPHRSRRSTDKSPKYTDTNILKRSNSFSGLTSLSRDTLPTYMTDAARKRSMAIRKSLELRESKEHQSAELMRQHRMNSQAMSRGVVARAKAMDPHRSLKEVFREKLKQHRQADQERVTDYKKELREMKARVSARPYLFEQVSQRNAMSDAERRYRSTLEQEGLDENFVRSTGETNESQSSENTDADGNSNIGDHNFETDTQHRERSGANSVRREDGTEDESVKTKGKGVS